A DNA window from Mastacembelus armatus chromosome 11, fMasArm1.2, whole genome shotgun sequence contains the following coding sequences:
- the tax1bp1a gene encoding tax1-binding protein 1 homolog A isoform X1, which produces MSSFQVVDSSPGSSVSIMETSNFAHVIFQNVGKSFLPQAPLECRYTLTPYITPHPKDWVGIFKVGWSTARDYYTFLWSPMPENYETGSTVHRTVVFQGYYVPKSDGEFYQFCYVTHAGDIRGASTPFQFRSATPTEELLTVTEDDSNSDILVVTTKTGLLERVEEAQQERRELLKAMRLLQEEKQQLQEEQKRLAREREQERETCCLLRTHNQELLRSSQGLSEEREEVRRRLTEATDRIRQLEEDLLGVTQRGLQKETELDCLRDRLKKLTAERDSLESQLKNEKDERDLYKAHLRSTELENTKLSAELQMLKAVELNREVTIAQFQEELERLRACVAQRDSLEKELLAHKADKAELVRVHEQLRQAEEQLQASRQQASLLASELRDSASARDHTMTELYRARLEADKLRASLADAQAECQRMESQLDRMRSTAQKEVGVGTSDEVTPSMMVVSEAEAELQREVEELKLRLHMAAEHYKEKYRECQRLRRQVAKLNTTELQGEPKRNASTETTQEPLTPSPESPTAGNIAAAVLQEAAEMTITPELDNSEPTHTDTHIHAEKEERQEVNMQQESAEAGGEGQVNQKEESERDEKEEKKESLREESLKLMSWVEVENERQSTEENSEEARDAAEKEVLLEAEESCNGEAESEQTSSVEEELALMEEKWREQCAINETLKQRLANEEERFRVHMAERASEVTELKRNLAQALRDKEQLQEACTMRLRDGCSLRQELQRYVSRQRQQEAGVQGAEVKQPMVLRYPMPYPQDPSPPPLVPQRPAELQYGNPYSTDTTRDRLDVALSPEHISRPPPEAPPCAPPCAPPITPPSPGPGAPGWDQEVVCIQPARSTSPPESLEHPPEEPRNVADGAQPSCEHQSSRRSEARSSFCFDSSNDVHKRCPLCEVIFPPHFEQRSFEQHVESHWKVCPVCSEQFPLNCQQQLFERHVLTHFDGHVLNFDQIE; this is translated from the exons ATGTCATCATTCCAGGTGGTGGATTCGTCGCCGGGAAGCAGCGTCAGCATCATGGAAACATCCAACTTTGCCCATGTCATCTTCCAGAATGTGGGGAAGAGTTTCCTGCCCCAGGCACCACTAGAGTGTCGCTACACCCTGACCCCTTACATTACTCCCCATCCCAAAGACTGGGTGGGCATCTTTAAG GTGGGTTGGAGCACAGCCAGGGATTACTACACCTTCCTTTGGTCTCCTATGCCAGAAAATTATGAAACAGGAAGTACTGTGCACAGGACTGTGGTGTTTCAag GTTATTATGTACCTAAATCTGATGGAGAGTTTTACCAGTTCTGCTATGTCACACATGCTGGTGACATCAGAGGAGCCAGCACGCCTTTCCAGTTCAGGTCAGCCACACCCACCGAAGAGCTGCTGACTGTTACTGAGGACGACAGCAACTCAGACATACTGGTGGTCACCACCAAGACTGGCCTGCTAGAG CGAGTGGAGGAGGCGCAGCAGGAGCGCAGGGAGCTGCTAAAGGCTATGCGGctcctgcaggaggagaaacagcagctgcaggaggagcagaAAAGGCTGGCCAGGGAGAGGGAGCAGGAGAGGGAGACATGCTGCCTTCTGCGGACACACAACCAG GAGCTGCTGCGCTCATCCCAGGGCCTGTcagaagaaagggaggaggtgaggaggaggctgaCAGAGGCCACGGACCGAATCCGCCAGCTAGAGGAGGACCTGCTGGGAGTCACTCAGAGAGGCCTACAGAAGGAGACAGAGCTCGACTG TCTGCGTGATCGTCTGAAGAAGCTGACAGCAGAGAGGGACAGTCTTGAGAGCCAGCTGAAGAATGAGAAGGACGAGCGAGACCTCTACAAG GCTCACCTGCGCAGCACAGAGCTGGAGAACACTAAGCTGAGTGCAGAGCTGCAGATGCTGAAGGCAGTGGAGCTGAACCGAGAGGTGACCATTGCCCAGttccaggaggagctggagaggcTCAGGGCCTGTGTTGCTCAGCGGGACAGCCTGGAGAAAGAGTTGCTGGCACACAAGGCTGACAAG GCAGAGCTGGTCCGCGTGCATGAGCAACTCCGTCAGGCCGAGGAGCAGCTGCAAGCGTCccggcagcaggcctccctGCTGGCCTCGGAGCTCCGTGACTCAGCCAGCGCCCGTGACCACACAATGACCGAGCTGTACCGCGCCCGCTTGGAGGCTGACAAGCTCCGTGCCAGTCTAGCTGACGCTCAGGCTGAGTGCCAGCGCATGGAGAGCCAGCTGGACCGCATGAGGAGCACTGCACAGAAGGAAGTG GGTGTCGGGACCAGTGACGAGGTGACACCCAGTATGATGGTGGTGTCCGAGGCAGAGGCTGAGCTGCAGAGGGAGGTTGAGGAGCTGAAGCTGCGTCTTCATATGGCTGCTGAACACTACAAGGAGAAATACAGAGAGTGCCAGCGCCTCCGCAGGCAGGTTGCCAAACTAAACACCACTGAGTTGCAAGGG GAGCCAAAGAGAAATGCATCCACCGAAACGACACAGGAGCCGCTGACCCCTAGTCCAGAATCACCCACAGCAG GGAATATAGCTGCTGCAGTCCTGCAAGAAGCAGCTGAGATGACAATCACTCCAGAACTTGATAACAGTgaacccacacacactgacacacacatccatgcagaaaaggaagaaaggcAGGAAGTGAATATGCAACAGGAGAGTGCGGAGGCTGGTGGTGAAGGACAGGTGAACCAAAAGGAAGAGAGTGAAAGGgatgagaaagaggagaagaaggagagccTCCGAGAGGAGAGCCTGAAGTTGATGAGCtgggtggaggtggagaacgAGAGGCAGAGCACTGAGGAGAACAGTGAGGAAGCGAGGGATGCTGCTGAGAAGGAGGTGCTGCTGGAGGCGGAGGAGAGCTGCAATGGGGAGGCAGAGAGCGAACAGACAAGCTcggtggaggaggagctggcGCTAATGGAGGAGAAATGGAGGGAGCAGTGCGCCATCAACGAGACGCTCAAACAGCGGCTAGCCAATGAGGAGGAGCGGTTCAGA GTGCACATGGCAGAGCGGGCCAGTGAGGTGACAGAGCTAAAACGCAACCTGGCACAGGCCCTGAGAGACAAAGAGCAGCTACaggag GCATGTACCATGAGACTCAGGGATGGGTGCTCTCTCCGCCAGGAGCTTCAGCGTTATGTGTCCAGGCAGAGGCAGCAGGAGGCTGGTGTTCAGGGTGCTGAGGTCAAGCAGCCAATGGTGCTGCGCTACCCCATGCCCTACCCCCAGGACCCCTCCCCTCCACCACTGGtgccacagaggcctgctgagCTGCAGTATGGCAACCCCTACTCCACCGACACCACTAGAG ACCGGCTGGATGTTGCTCTGTCTCCTGAGCATATATCTCGACCACCACCTGAGGCTCCACCCTGCGCTCCTCCCTGCGCACCACCAATCACACCCCCAAGTCCTGGCCCTGGAGCTCCAGGTTGGGACCAAGAGGTGGTCTGCATCCAGCCTGCTCGCAGCACAAGCCCCCCTGAGAGCCTGGAGCATCCACCAGAGGAGCCACGAAAT GTTGCTGACGGGGCTCAGCCGTCCTGTGAACATCAGTCCAGTAGACGCAGTGAAGCCAGAAGCAGCTTCTGCTTTGACTCCAG TAATGACGTTCACAAGCGCTGCCCGCTGTGCGAGGTCATCTTCCCACCCCACTTCGAGCAGCGCAGCTTCGAGCAACATGTGGAAAGCCACTGGAAGGTCTGCCCCGTCTGCTCCGAGCAGTTCCCCCTCAactgtcagcagcagctcttCGAGAGGCACGTCCTCACGCACTTTGACGGCCACGTGCTCAACTTTGACCAGATTGAATGA
- the tax1bp1a gene encoding tax1-binding protein 1 homolog A isoform X2, with product MSSFQVVDSSPGSSVSIMETSNFAHVIFQNVGKSFLPQAPLECRYTLTPYITPHPKDWVGIFKVGWSTARDYYTFLWSPMPENYETGSTVHRTVVFQGYYVPKSDGEFYQFCYVTHAGDIRGASTPFQFRSATPTEELLTVTEDDSNSDILVVTTKTGLLERVEEAQQERRELLKAMRLLQEEKQQLQEEQKRLAREREQERETCCLLRTHNQELLRSSQGLSEEREEVRRRLTEATDRIRQLEEDLLGVTQRGLQKETELDCLRDRLKKLTAERDSLESQLKNEKDERDLYKAHLRSTELENTKLSAELQMLKAVELNREVTIAQFQEELERLRACVAQRDSLEKELLAHKADKAELVRVHEQLRQAEEQLQASRQQASLLASELRDSASARDHTMTELYRARLEADKLRASLADAQAECQRMESQLDRMRSTAQKEVGVGTSDEVTPSMMVVSEAEAELQREVEELKLRLHMAAEHYKEKYRECQRLRRQVAKLNTTELQGEPKRNASTETTQEPLTPSPESPTAGNIAAAVLQEAAEMTITPELDNSEPTHTDTHIHAEKEERQEVNMQQESAEAGGEGQVNQKEESERDEKEEKKESLREESLKLMSWVEVENERQSTEENSEEARDAAEKEVLLEAEESCNGEAESEQTSSVEEELALMEEKWREQCAINETLKQRLANEEERFRVHMAERASEVTELKRNLAQALRDKEQLQEELQRYVSRQRQQEAGVQGAEVKQPMVLRYPMPYPQDPSPPPLVPQRPAELQYGNPYSTDTTRDRLDVALSPEHISRPPPEAPPCAPPCAPPITPPSPGPGAPGWDQEVVCIQPARSTSPPESLEHPPEEPRNVADGAQPSCEHQSSRRSEARSSFCFDSSNDVHKRCPLCEVIFPPHFEQRSFEQHVESHWKVCPVCSEQFPLNCQQQLFERHVLTHFDGHVLNFDQIE from the exons ATGTCATCATTCCAGGTGGTGGATTCGTCGCCGGGAAGCAGCGTCAGCATCATGGAAACATCCAACTTTGCCCATGTCATCTTCCAGAATGTGGGGAAGAGTTTCCTGCCCCAGGCACCACTAGAGTGTCGCTACACCCTGACCCCTTACATTACTCCCCATCCCAAAGACTGGGTGGGCATCTTTAAG GTGGGTTGGAGCACAGCCAGGGATTACTACACCTTCCTTTGGTCTCCTATGCCAGAAAATTATGAAACAGGAAGTACTGTGCACAGGACTGTGGTGTTTCAag GTTATTATGTACCTAAATCTGATGGAGAGTTTTACCAGTTCTGCTATGTCACACATGCTGGTGACATCAGAGGAGCCAGCACGCCTTTCCAGTTCAGGTCAGCCACACCCACCGAAGAGCTGCTGACTGTTACTGAGGACGACAGCAACTCAGACATACTGGTGGTCACCACCAAGACTGGCCTGCTAGAG CGAGTGGAGGAGGCGCAGCAGGAGCGCAGGGAGCTGCTAAAGGCTATGCGGctcctgcaggaggagaaacagcagctgcaggaggagcagaAAAGGCTGGCCAGGGAGAGGGAGCAGGAGAGGGAGACATGCTGCCTTCTGCGGACACACAACCAG GAGCTGCTGCGCTCATCCCAGGGCCTGTcagaagaaagggaggaggtgaggaggaggctgaCAGAGGCCACGGACCGAATCCGCCAGCTAGAGGAGGACCTGCTGGGAGTCACTCAGAGAGGCCTACAGAAGGAGACAGAGCTCGACTG TCTGCGTGATCGTCTGAAGAAGCTGACAGCAGAGAGGGACAGTCTTGAGAGCCAGCTGAAGAATGAGAAGGACGAGCGAGACCTCTACAAG GCTCACCTGCGCAGCACAGAGCTGGAGAACACTAAGCTGAGTGCAGAGCTGCAGATGCTGAAGGCAGTGGAGCTGAACCGAGAGGTGACCATTGCCCAGttccaggaggagctggagaggcTCAGGGCCTGTGTTGCTCAGCGGGACAGCCTGGAGAAAGAGTTGCTGGCACACAAGGCTGACAAG GCAGAGCTGGTCCGCGTGCATGAGCAACTCCGTCAGGCCGAGGAGCAGCTGCAAGCGTCccggcagcaggcctccctGCTGGCCTCGGAGCTCCGTGACTCAGCCAGCGCCCGTGACCACACAATGACCGAGCTGTACCGCGCCCGCTTGGAGGCTGACAAGCTCCGTGCCAGTCTAGCTGACGCTCAGGCTGAGTGCCAGCGCATGGAGAGCCAGCTGGACCGCATGAGGAGCACTGCACAGAAGGAAGTG GGTGTCGGGACCAGTGACGAGGTGACACCCAGTATGATGGTGGTGTCCGAGGCAGAGGCTGAGCTGCAGAGGGAGGTTGAGGAGCTGAAGCTGCGTCTTCATATGGCTGCTGAACACTACAAGGAGAAATACAGAGAGTGCCAGCGCCTCCGCAGGCAGGTTGCCAAACTAAACACCACTGAGTTGCAAGGG GAGCCAAAGAGAAATGCATCCACCGAAACGACACAGGAGCCGCTGACCCCTAGTCCAGAATCACCCACAGCAG GGAATATAGCTGCTGCAGTCCTGCAAGAAGCAGCTGAGATGACAATCACTCCAGAACTTGATAACAGTgaacccacacacactgacacacacatccatgcagaaaaggaagaaaggcAGGAAGTGAATATGCAACAGGAGAGTGCGGAGGCTGGTGGTGAAGGACAGGTGAACCAAAAGGAAGAGAGTGAAAGGgatgagaaagaggagaagaaggagagccTCCGAGAGGAGAGCCTGAAGTTGATGAGCtgggtggaggtggagaacgAGAGGCAGAGCACTGAGGAGAACAGTGAGGAAGCGAGGGATGCTGCTGAGAAGGAGGTGCTGCTGGAGGCGGAGGAGAGCTGCAATGGGGAGGCAGAGAGCGAACAGACAAGCTcggtggaggaggagctggcGCTAATGGAGGAGAAATGGAGGGAGCAGTGCGCCATCAACGAGACGCTCAAACAGCGGCTAGCCAATGAGGAGGAGCGGTTCAGA GTGCACATGGCAGAGCGGGCCAGTGAGGTGACAGAGCTAAAACGCAACCTGGCACAGGCCCTGAGAGACAAAGAGCAGCTACaggag GAGCTTCAGCGTTATGTGTCCAGGCAGAGGCAGCAGGAGGCTGGTGTTCAGGGTGCTGAGGTCAAGCAGCCAATGGTGCTGCGCTACCCCATGCCCTACCCCCAGGACCCCTCCCCTCCACCACTGGtgccacagaggcctgctgagCTGCAGTATGGCAACCCCTACTCCACCGACACCACTAGAG ACCGGCTGGATGTTGCTCTGTCTCCTGAGCATATATCTCGACCACCACCTGAGGCTCCACCCTGCGCTCCTCCCTGCGCACCACCAATCACACCCCCAAGTCCTGGCCCTGGAGCTCCAGGTTGGGACCAAGAGGTGGTCTGCATCCAGCCTGCTCGCAGCACAAGCCCCCCTGAGAGCCTGGAGCATCCACCAGAGGAGCCACGAAAT GTTGCTGACGGGGCTCAGCCGTCCTGTGAACATCAGTCCAGTAGACGCAGTGAAGCCAGAAGCAGCTTCTGCTTTGACTCCAG TAATGACGTTCACAAGCGCTGCCCGCTGTGCGAGGTCATCTTCCCACCCCACTTCGAGCAGCGCAGCTTCGAGCAACATGTGGAAAGCCACTGGAAGGTCTGCCCCGTCTGCTCCGAGCAGTTCCCCCTCAactgtcagcagcagctcttCGAGAGGCACGTCCTCACGCACTTTGACGGCCACGTGCTCAACTTTGACCAGATTGAATGA